TCAACCCTGCTTCTCACCGTTATCCCTCTTGTTTTGATACCGTTTATGGAACCCGCTTTTAAGTCTATGCTTCTGGCGGATGGTTATACAAACGTCACTGGAGCAGAACAAGCTATGCCTGGTATGGCGGTACTTTTCTCGTTCCTCTCGGTGCAAACCATTATTCAGTCTTTCTTCCGCGAATACACCTGGGGTATGTGGCCGCGCCTCGAAGTGTCCGCGACCTCTCATGGTGTCATACTGGCAGGAAAAGCCCTTGTAGCTTTTCTTATTCAGTCGGTACAGGTATTGGCAGTTCTGGCGCTGGGAGCTCTTATTTTTGGCTATCGACCCACTGGAGATACTGGCGCGCTCATTCTCGTGATTCTCTCATTTGCTGCAGTGCTTGCCGCCTTAGGTGTCACGATTGCCCTGTGGGCACCAACAGAAGATATAGCTCTGTCTCTTTCCAACATTGTGGGCATGCTTGCAGCAGGAATCGGCGGTTCGTTTTGCACCGTATCGAGCTTTCCCGAATGGGCTCAGGCAGTATCAAAATTCTCGCCAGCTTATTGGGCTCTTGACGCAGTTCATGCGGTCAGTTTGGATGGCGCTGGCGTGTCTGGTGTACTGCCTCAAATCGGTATGCTTGGCGTGTTCCTTACAATACTCGTTGCCCTTGTGGTGATACAATTCGCAATCAAGAAAGGTCTGCAGTCGCGTTAAACGAAAAGGGAAGACTATGCCTGACGAGATGCCGAGCGAATCGCCTAAAAGCAAAAGCCGCACGCTCTCGAAGGATAAGATCTTCTCGATGGCACTTGCTCTTGTAGACGAAGAGGGTCTGTCTTCCCTTTCCCTTCGAACTCTGGGAAAACGATTAGGTGTTTCTCAAACTGCCTTTTATCGGCACGTGCCTGATAAATCAGCACTGCTCGAAGGGGTTTCTGAAAAGGTCTGGGAACTCGCCCTCGAGCACTTTCTTTCAGATATTTCGCAGGAAACGCAGGTATCAAGCCGCGCTTCACAATATACACCAGCATCAGGCCACGTTTCACAAGACACACCGGCGTTGATTCACTCTTCGCAGGATGCATCGGCATCGAATCACACTTCACAAGACACATCAGCAGCGCATCAAGCCGACTGGAAAAGCTACCTTCGCATCTATGCGCGAACGCTTCATGCCACACTTCTTGAGCATCCCAACGCTATCATACTGGTGCTCACGCACCCCATTTCAACCCCCGGCCAGCTCTCTCTTATTGCTCGCGTTTTAGCAGATCTTTCAAAGACTGGCTTCACCGCACCCTTAGACATGCTCGGGATTATAACTGCTATCACAGTATACACAACAGGTTTCGCTGCTTCAGAAGCCGCGCCGCCTGCGGGTGATACCCCTGATGAAGCCACTGGTGAACTATCTCGCGCAATGGAGTCCCTCCCAGCGGATGAACTGGCCTCACTCAGCATGCTCATTGGCGATGTGATGGATGGCAAATGGGACTTCAGTGCCCAATTTGAACGCGGACTCAATGCTATTCTCAAAGGCTGGGAATAACAAAAGCTTACAGGCAATTTGATACTATTTGATAACTCATACTTTTGTGAAAGGGGCATTTCATGAGGGATCATTCAAAGCACATTCAGCTGTCGCGCGAAGACGCAGTCGCACAGATGCTCGCAGCTCTTGATGAAGTGTCCGAAGGCTTCGGCTGGCGCGGTGCGTTGGCGCAGACAGCAAGCGCTTCAGATAACCAAGTAACCAGACACACGCGCAATGTTCAGCGAAAGCTTGTCGAGCGCGTTTCGCTTGCAGAATCTGTTGACCGCGTGCTGGCATATGACGTTGTTGCGCAGAATGATATACCCAGCGCACTCACGTGTGCGATGGATTCTGTTGCCCTGCATTGGTCTGACTTTGCAGATTTGCCCGAAGGTCAGCTGCCTGATACCAGCAAGTGGGTGCGTGGCGTAAACTGGCAATTCGCAAATACGGGCGTAGCCATGCCTGAAGGGTTCGACACAGCCATCGTTATCGAACATGTGCAGGTTTCCACCGACGAGCAACATATTACTATTGACGCTGCCCCCTCAAAGCCAGGTGCTGGCACTCGTCCGGTTGGTAGTACCATGCACCGCGGCGACGTACTCGCTCAGGCGGGCTCTCTGATAACGCCAGATTTAGCAGCTCGCATTGGCACGGGCAACAATGCTAGCGTGGACGTGATTCGTCGCCCCCGTGTTGCCTTTATTCCCACTGGCAACGAATTGATAGCGCCTGGTGTTCCCTTTGACCCTCAGCACCCTGACAAATTTGCTGCCCACGGTCGTACATTCGAAACAAATAGCGTGATTGTTCGTGCAAAGTGCGAACAATGGGGTGGACAATTTATCCCCTTCGATATTGTGCTCGATCGTCGCGACGCCATTGAAGACGCCATTGCACATGCCGTAGAAGTTGCCGATATCGTCGTACTGAACGCAGGATCATCAAAAGGTAGCGATGACTGGTCGTGCGAGGTCATGGAGGAAATGGGACACATGATCTATCACCAGACAAATCACGGACCAGGGCATCATTCCAGCGCGGCGGTTATCGACGGTACGCCCATCATCGGCATTTCCGGACCGTCGGGCGGTGCATCGTTTACGTTGAACTTCTACCTGCGTCCACTTATGCGCGCCTTTATGGGATTAAGCCCTGAAGCTGAGCGCATACCAGTTGTACTTGCCGAAGAATTCCCTGCAGCCCGATCGGATCGACCAAAGAAGCATGGCAATTCCGTACGGGGTGAAGAACGACCGATGGAACACCCAGAACATGAACCCGGCAAGCCCGAATTCTTTGCTGTGAAAATGCTGCGAATTGATCATGCTGAAGATGGTACCTTGCGCGCTTGGCCAATCGCAGGTCGTCCGGGCAGCGCGGCAACCCTTGCAGCAAACGCATACTATATGCTACCAACCGGTACAGGAATTGAAGCTCCAAAACCTGGTGACATTATTTGGGTCGAGTGGCGTTAGCAACTTTAGAAAACGGAACTACTTCAAGATTTCCATCCACAAGCTCAGCCAGAAATACTTGCTTCACTGAAGCATATCCCTGCGCTGCAAGCTGTTCTATCACCCATGTCTTGTCTTTACCTGCGAGCTTCAATCCGTCAGGTGTCAAGTGTCCATCATTTGCGAGCGGCAAGAGTAGCCCCTCACGCTGCATATCACCTGAACGAATCGTCAGCTTGCCATCAGTTTCCATGACGGCTGCTTTTACATCTTTTATACTGGAAATACCATTTTCTCGCAGGCTCCTACAAAGCTGCTCTGCCGTCAGGCCGACCTTCGCACAACGCGAGATATCTACTTCTCCATCACGAACGAGAAGTTCAGGCTGGCAGGCAACAACACGCCTGAATGTTTTACTACTCCCGAAAAGAATTTTTGCTACTACAACAACAAGCGACCAGATAAGAAGGATTATCAAAAATTGGAGTACCGTGACCGATGGATTATAGATAACTCCACCTATAATGCCGCCCAAAACATAGTTTTGAACTTGGTTAAGGGGTGTATTGAGAGAGAAATCATGTTTTCCAAGGATGTTGATCTGAAGAATCATCACAAGCATCCCAAGTGCAAATTTGATAGCTGTCAGTGTATAAAAATCCATGTCAGCGCTCCCCGTTCACGTAAACATTGTGATTGATGATATGCGTCCGTTCGAGCGTATAAGAGTTATTGTCGTCTTTAAGATGAACGAGATAGTCTTCTTCGTTAAAGCGTACGATAATGCCGTCTTTTAAGTTTGTAGCATTTACTAGCACTTCATCCGCTGAAATCTGTTGATCTGTAGCAACGCCCTCGATAAATTTCACCAGTAATTGAGACCGGGACATCTGATTGCTTACCTGAAGGTACTGCTCGGCTTGAATGCCCACTAACGCTAACGAAAGAACAAGGGCGCCTATCCCAACATCTCTCCAACGGGTTCGTATTCTATTCCGAAAATAAATCGTACTAAAGACGATACCCACTAAAAGAAGCGCCAGTATTATAGCTACGCGTAAAGCTGAATCGGTAGACTGATGCGAAATGATGTAATCAAGATTATAGAAGTCCATATGTCATTCAACCTTGGGGTGTAGTTCTGCCTTTGTAGTCCAAATGGCAACCTGATAGCTCAAACTCTAACAAGCTACTTACAGGGCAGTGATTGCGGCAACTGCACCAAACAAAACACCGGGGATGTTTGCTACCACAATAGGCCAGTCCTTCTTCTTTTGAAAAAAGCCATAGCAGACCCACAAGGTGCAGTTTATTGCGGCAACCATAGGCTGTAAGAAACCGCTTTTATCTCCATTCAGATTATTTAGAATCTGAGGAAAGTAAGCTATATACATGAGCATAGCGGTACAAGTTGCTATCCATCCAATAATTTTAAATGCTTTTTGATTCATATTTTGTTTCCACTTTCAACATTAATGGGACTGACATTGCTAAGATTTACCACCATAAATTCCTGTCAACAAAATACCCACGATGGATCTGGCGGCAAAAGAATTTTGCATTTAATTAACTGTTCTGAAAACAAGTTCGCTCAACGCGTACAACAATAATCTCCTGTAACCTTCGATATATCGGCATAATCCAACACACCACCCACCACACTGGAACGTAGGTAAACACTAGCGGAATAGAAGACTTCCATCGTTGCACTCGATAACCCAACCGCATTCTAGATCCAGAAAATAAGAAATACATGGATCGCGCCACAACACACAATTAAAGCTGCCCATGTATTCTCTTTAAGCTCACGATATCCAAAACACCCATCACTATCGTGGATGAAGTCATAGCTAGACATGTTTCGCATACGTCAAATATCGTATAAAGCAAAGATGAGCAAGCGGACTTGTAGGCCTCCATTGAAAATGGCTTATCATCTGCTATTGCCAAAGTAAGATGAACCGGCACACAAAAAAAGGAGTGTATCGATGCTGGTGATTTCAACGAAGTCAAAGAGGTGACCATCCCTGGCATGAATAACGGAACAGGCGAAATGAGTGCCAGGATGTACATGGATAAACAGGGGAAGATCATCCCAACCGTCATACACGAAGGCGGCTCGATAGGCCTACATAAACATGAGACGAGCGACGACATCAACTACGTCTTGTCAGGAACCGGTAAAGCAATACGCGACGGACAAGAGGAGCTGTTGCATGCTGGCGCCTGCCATATTTGTAAAAAGGGTTCGGAGCACAGCACCATCAACACCGGTGACAACGATTTGACAATGCTTACCGTAATCGTGAAGAGGTAATCGTACATAAATAAAGCAACGTCCACTGTTCGTGGGACGTGAAACCGCAAAGGTTGCCCAGAGGTTGCCAAGCAAACCTGACCCGTTGGTCTGGTTCAGGTGCTTGAAAACGCCGATATCAGCTATTCCCACTCGATCGTGGCAGGAGGCTTACTTGTGATGTCATATGCCACACGGTTGATACCAGGAACCTCAGCCACAATTCGACTGCTGATGCGCGTGAGTACCTCGTAAGGAAGCTTCGCCCAATCGGCAGTCATCGCATCGCTTGATTCCACAGCCCGCAGAATAATCGGCCGCGCATAGGTGCGCTCGTCCCCCATCACACCCACGCTCTTAATATCAGGTAAAACAGCAAAATACTGCCATGCCGCATGTTCGCTATTACGCTCGCCAGTCTGTTCGATTAGCCATTCATTGTACGCATCAAGCTCTTCGCGCACGATAGCGTCGGCGTCCTTCAAAAGCACCAGCTTTTCGGCATCGACAGCACCGATAATACGAATAGCTAAACCCGGACCAGGGAATGGCTGGCGATGCACAATATGATCAGGCAGCCCAAGCGCTTCACCAAGTGCGCGTACTTCGTCTTTGAAGAAATGATCAAGTGGCTCGATCAAATCGAAACGTACTCCTTCAGGAAAAGGAATCAGATTGTGATGACTTTTGATGGTTGATGCTTTGCCACCAGTCTTGCGCGCGCCACTTTCAATAATGTCAGGATAGATCGTACCTTGCGCCAGATACTTAATGCCACCAGTCTCCTGAGCTACGGCAAAGAACTCTTTCCAGAACTGTGTGCCAATAATACGACGTTTTTGTTCAGGATCAACCACACCAGCCAACAGCTTTGCGTAGCGCTCTTCGGCGTGCACGTGCACGAAGTCTATATCGAATTGCTTGGTGAATACTTCTTCAACCTGCTCTGGTTCGCCCTTACGCAGCAATCCATGGTTTACAAACACGCAGGTCAACTGTTTGCCGACAGCTTTTGCGCAGAGCGCGGCCACTACACTTGAATCAACGCCACCTGAAAGTGCCAAAATCATGCGATCGCTACCAACCTGCGCGCGAATTGCATCAATCATGCCCTGCGCGATGCCATCCATAGTCCAATTCGGCTCAAGTTCGCAGATATCGAAGAGGAAATTACTCAGCATATCCTGGCCATACGGGGTGTGACGCACTTCAGGATGAAATTGCGTGGAGTACAGATCTCGTTCGATGCACTCCATGGCAGCAACAGGACATACATCGGTCTGCGCCGTTACGACAAACCCCTCAGGGACGTCGGTTACGGCGTCGCGATGACTCATCCACACGGTTTGTCGTTGTGGAGTGTCGCCCAACAGAAGGCTCATGCCATTGCGTGTAAGCGTGGCAGCGCCGTATTCACCCTTTTCGGTATGACCAACCGTTCCGCCAAGAGTGGTAGCCATGATCTGTTGCCCATAGCAAAAACCGAGTACCGGAACGCCCAGCTCGAGCACTGCTGGATCAATCGCAGGAGCATCTTCGGCATATACACTCGCTGGTCCACCGGACAGGATAATAGCTGATGGTTTCATTTCAGCTAGTTCAGCAGCAGAAATATCGCAGGGCACAATTTCTGAGTACACGTGAAGGTCACGCACGCGGCGAGCAATCAATTGCCCGTATTGAGCCCCGAAATCCAAGACGATTACTTTTTGGTCAGGAACCGCTGCTGTGCTCACGGGCGCACTCCTTCTATAAATGGACCCTACATTATCGTGTTTCTTGTAGCTACAATGGCCGCGTAAAGCGACACGTCTATCTTACCCAAAGCAGCGCGCCCCCGATGGCTTATGCGCGGAAATCCATGATGCTCAGCCTGTATAGCGTGCGAGAATACCGCTGGCTTGGATGTTGCGGTCCAACAACAGCTAGAATGTCGCAACTCTTATTCAGCAGATAGAATAATACGGTTCGTAGATATCTCAACCCAACAGCCAGAATACTTCAACTTGTAGACACCGCGACTCATTAGCCCCCTAAGCAGTGCTACCGCATACGGTAAACTTGCACGATCCAGAAGACAACTACAAGTACCAGCGCAGCTATGAATAGAGGAAATAGAAACCAGGGCTGTGGGGTTCCATTCACTTGAACTGCGGACACTGCAGAAAGACCCACAGCAATAACAACCTTGATCGAAGCAAGCATACTGCCAAAAGCATGATAGATACCTGCTCGATTTCTATCGGTTATCTGTATGCCGCCTGTGCTCCACCATTTTGGATGGCGCTCGACGATATCTATCCCCGCGCAAAGCACAAGCATAAGCATCGGAACAACCAAAATCCGAGACTTACTGCCCCATTCGTCAATCTGCCCGTCAAATCCGTAGTGCACCGGGATGACATCTGGCATGTTCGACCACACCAGCGCAAGATGAATAAAGGTTCCGATTACCAGTAGAATGCAAAGGACTTCTATGGCTTTCCCGAAAGTACCCTTCATCGCCTTCACCTTGATTGCTTCGTCTTAATCTTCGTCCATCAAGTATCGTAGTAGGTGCATGAGTAATTAACTGTGCGCTCCCATTATACCTAATCCATTAGGTATTATTTGATTTCTCGTGACCAAATCTCGTGTCATCTCAATGCAATACTATGAGTCTCATTGGCACGATCATACAAGCGTGAGGCACGAAAATTAATCCCCCCCCACCCCCGCAAGCCATAGTGCGATGGACCCTTTATATAAAAGATCTCTGTATCTCATAGCATTCATCTAAGTTTTCCGGCTCGAAATAACAGCTACGTCCTTATTTATGTCATTTCACACACTATTACGTCCTTATTTATGTAATATCGCACTATAATAAGGACGTAATTGATTCACTAGTTACCGGTGAAAGGAGTCGATATGGATAGATTCCTTATGAAAAAACTCGTTAAATGGAAAGACAGTCCTAGGCGTAAGCCGCTCATTCTCAACGGCGCTAGACAAGTTGGCAAGACCTGGCTACTGAAAGAGTTTGGGAAACTTCACTTCGATAAAGTTGCCTATGTAAGTTTGGACAACAACACAATAGCTCGATCCTTCTTTGAACGAGATTTCGACACAGGGCGCATGATTAGCGATTTGTCGCTGTACACAAGCACTAACATCACCCCCAAAAACACTCTTATTATTATCGACGAGATACAGGCGTGCCCGAAAGCCATCACGTCCCTCAAATACTTCTGCGAGGATGCGCCTGAGTATGCTGTCGCAGCAGCCGGTTCTTTACTTGGGCTTTCTGCTCATGAGGGATCAGGCTACCCCGTAGGCAAAGTCGATGTTTTAAATCTCTTTCCTCTGAACTTTCGAGAGTTCCTCGATGCCACCGGAAATACCATACTCAGGAAGCTGTCCGATTCAGAAAATATTGACAGCATGACATCGTTCGCACCCAAAGCGACAGCACTTTTGCGTCAATACTACGTCATCGGTGGCATGCCTGCAGCAGTAGACGCATTCGTACAGGGCGCTGAGCTCGCAGAAGTTCGCAGAATTCAAACCGACATATTGGAGGGTTATCAGCGCGACTTTGCAAAGCATGCACCTTACAGGATACTGCCACGCATGATGGAAGCTTGGGAATCGATCCCCTCTCATTTAGCGCAGGAAAACCGCAAGTTTGTGTTCGGGCGCATCCGCAAGGGCGCACGTGCTAAAGATTACGAGGAAGCGCTTACCTGGCTCTCCCAAGCGGGGCTCATCATGAAGGTACCGCGCGTGACCAAACCAGGGCTTCCGCTCTCCTCTTACAACGACCATAAGTCCTTCAAGATCTTTCTTCTTGATGTTGGCCTTCTAGCCGCCATGTCCAAACTCGACCCTGCAACTATCGTAAATGGCAACGCAGTCTTCACGGAGTTTAAGGGTGCACTCATCGAGCAATACGTCTGCCAACAGCTAGCATCCGACTGTGGCGAACAGCCTTTCTACTGGTCGGCGGAGAATTCCATCGGCGAAGTTGATTTCCTTGTGCAGGATTCTGAGCACGTGGTAGCTATCGAGGTTAAGGCTGAGGAAAACCTGAAATCCAAGAGTCTTCATGCCTTCAAAAGCAGGAACCCAGAAACATTAGCTGTCCGCTTCAGCTTGGCACCCTTCCGAGAGCAGGAATGGATGCGCAACGTACCTCTATATGCGATGGCAAATAAATGGCTCTGGAATGCCTCCTCCACTGGCACAGACCCATACCGCTAGACAATGTATATTCACGTTGACATTACTATCGTATCAGCTTAATATAACAATCGTTATATTAAGAATGGTAAGGAAGTCAACTATGCCACGCGAGACTCATTATGCGGACGATGTTGTGCTCGATGCAGCACTTGCTGTCGTGCGCCAAAAAGGTTACGAAGCATTATCTGCACGTGCTATTGCCGAACAAGCAGGCTGTTCTGTTCAGCCCATATACCATCGCTTCGGCGGCATGGATGGCTTAACGAAAGCACTGTACGAACACGCACGTACATGGATTCAGAACTACAACCGCATGCGCGCTCACACCTGTTCGAATAAATTTGCCTCCAATGGGGCAGCTCACATCACACTGGCAAAAGAAGAACCCGAGCTCTTCCGCTTTTTATACGTGTCACCCCATCTTGCCGCGACATCAATGACAGAGTTGTTTAAAAGCGTGTCACAACCTGGTGTAATAGAAGAAATCGAACAATTGAAAAACCTAGACCAGGAAGAAGCTTCCAGACTTTACGAGCGGATGATCGTATTTACGCATGGGCTTGCCTGCATGGCGCTTGCGGGCTCTTTGTTTGCGGATGAAGAAATTAACTGCCTTGTTAATGATGCTTTTCGCGCTTTCTATCGAGATATCACTCATGCCAAATGTGAGTCTGCTGATGCCGCCAACAAAGAAAGCCACTAGTATGTCTTCGCTATCGATACGACAGAGCGCAACAAGTTGGAAGACTGCCACCCGAAAGCATGCCGATGTATCCATATTAAAGCGTCAGTCCACTGCAAAATGTCAGACCACATCACCGTGTCAGCCTGAACTAAAGCGCGAGCCTATACCACCGTGCCAGCCAACACCAGAACACAGGCCTATGTCAAAGTGTCAACCCGTACCAACAGACAGACATGTATCAAAGCACCAATCTGCATTAAAACGCTCGGTCACATCAAGGCGTCAGAGCATACGGCTTGGTCTAGTTTTCACTTCGTTTTTGCTCTTCCCCGCTACGATCTTTTATTTTTCTCCCTACCTGTCCGTTCTTGGACCTTTCCAAGGAATTCTCCCTGGAAGCCTCGTCGCATTTGGCACGCTGTTTCTGCTTTCATTCTTTTTGCGTCGCGGCTTTTGCGGATGGCTTTGCCCAACAGGAGGTCTCCAAGAAATGGTGGCCACGATACAGCCAAAACTTAGCAAACTGGGGTGGCGCTGCGCGATTAAATTCGTAATATGGGTGCCATGGATATGCGCTATAGCCGCTGGTGCTGTGGTTGCAGGAGGAATCCATACTGTCGACTTAGCATTTAAAACCGAGCACGGCCTTTCAGTAGCAAGCATTCACGATCTGCTTATTTACCTGGGAATTGTTGCTCTGTTCTTCGTAATAGACCTCATCGTGGGACGCCGCGGTGCATGTCACTACATCTGCTGGATTGCGCCATTCATGATTATTGGTGAAACAATCGGACGCCTGTTGCACCTTCCGCAACTTCACGTACACGGTGTTTCTAACACCTGCGTACATTGTGGAGCGTGCGAGCGGGCATGCCCCATGAGCCTACCGGTCTCTACGTTAGCTGCTGGTGAAGCAGCTATTGACAGCACGGAATGCATCCAGTGTGCCGCATGCTGTGACGCCTGTCGACACAATGCACTTGCGATAGGGTTTGGGCCTATTCGCAAAAAAGACTTCATTATGCGATAATTCGCACGCAATACACCTTCATTACAAGTACACCCTTATTACAGCACGTGCGCTCGATAAAGCCTGATGACCGCATCCGTTCGTTGAATTGATTGCATCAGATCGTTAAAATCACTCTCATCATCACGATAGAAACGGTCTACTGCCGAAATATTCACCAACTATGACGAGCAAACCATTCAACCGTCAGCTGACGTTGTTTATCCGTAAATGCATGTTCAAACACTTCATCGTGAAGCCAGCGAAGTGTTTTCTTGGAAAGATATCGTTTCATTTCGGCTTCTCCTTGATGCATAACCCCGCTAATTAAACAAGGACTCTTGTCGTTCGCATCCAAGGCGCCCAGCTCTTTCAGAACAGGACTACCAAACCTCACCTCTTGACAGCGAAAAAATGGATCCTTGCCTTCAATAGCCTCGACGATGTCCCAAAACGAAATGGCTTCAGGAGTGCGCGCAAGACGATAGCCTCCTTTAACACCGGGCGAAGAAAGAACAATATGTGCCTTCGCAAGCCGAGTAAAAGTCTTGGACAAATAGCTTGCAGAAATCCCCTGGAATTCAGCCAAATCACGAATACCTATACTTTTGTTTTCTTCTACATCAACCATATACATAAGGCAATGAAGCGCATGTTCAATGCTTATAGAAAATTTCATGCTTCTACCAATCTAGTAATTATAGATAAAATTTATCGACGATATATTTTTGGCATTGAACAAAGACAGGCGTCTATCTACACTCATTCCAAGTTTGACAGATCGTCGATAACTTTTGTCCATTATAGGAGGTTCGAACATGCTTCCAGAAACGCTTTATAAATGTCTAGAAAATGACTGTATTGTGGCTATCGCCACTGCTGATGTAGACGGACACCCGCACCTTGTAAACACTTGGAATAAATACGTCATGGTCACAAAAGATGATGAATTGCTCATCCCCTGCGCTGGCTACCGCAAAACCGAAAGCAACATAAAGAGCAATCCCTATGTTGAAATCACTATCGGCAGTCCTGAAGTTAAAGGCAAAAAGTACTTAGGAACAGGCTTTCTTCTTACTGGCACAGCGGAATTTCAGTCGGAGGGCCCTCTTTTTGAGCGCATGCATAGTGTTCGTAAGTTCTGTAATCGCGTTATGGTATTTACCCCTGAAACCTGTAAGCAAATGGTGTAAGCAACATACAATCGATATCCGGTTTATCTTTCGATTTTTACTTACGGTACCACTGCTAACATTGCAGTATTTGACTACCTGCGCGAGAGATTTTCGCGAGCTATCTCATCATTTGGCCCTACATTACCTTGCTGTTTCATACGCCGCTCCACATAGGAGTAGAGTGCACTGATGGCAAAACAGATAGCGCCACCGATAATAAACGAGGCCACCCGAGCAAACGGCTCAAGCACCGCTGCATCTACCAGCACAAGCTTCAGAACACAGATGATGGCGAGGGTAAGACCATATAAACGCAATGGTTTGAGCCGTGCTTTGAAACCAACAGCGATACAGATAAGCGCTGTTGCCATCACAACAATGCTTTCAACAAAGGCAACATCAAGCAAAATAGTAAAGCACCGCACAAGTGCCCAGCCAAGCAGCGAAAGTGTTATCCCCTCTGACACTTGCAAAACCGCTGCAGGCCGAGGAGTATCGGGATAGAAATCCCAAAGGCGCAATCCAACTAACACCAGCAAAACAAGTAGTGCTGGTGTATAGGCCATCAGTGGATTTTCACCGTAAAGAAGGCTACTTCCGTTCTCCCTAAGAACCCAGAAGGCTATGAGCATAGAAACAACGAGTTCATTAACCGCTGCCCCTATCCAGAACGTATCGGATACCATCTTGCGATCATGCGCCTGAAGAATGTACATACCCACCAGTAGCACCGCAAGAACACTCGCAACAACAACTTGCGTATATCTAAAGGCAGTTGCAGCTACAATAACCTGCGTTGAAATCTCAGCTACAACCAAGCAGATAAGGATACGTGGACGAATTCCTGACACCTGTAATACGCTCGGTACAGCAGCTTTCTTACAGCGACCGCACCATGAAAGAAACGCTATTGCCACAAGCAGCATGACATAGACAAATGCAGCAATCAAACCCGCGTGTTCCACCAGTTCGTCATAGCCAAAAGCAATCATTAGTAAAGCGTCGAGACTCCAAAGGATATCGCCAGTCAGTGCGAATGCGGTATCGCGTTTCGCATATGCGAGGATGTAAAAGAACGTAGCAACAAGAACAATATAGGAAAGATTAGGAATCGCCAGAAGCGACAGATGTGGAAAGGCATACCGCAGTACTAGCAGAAACGCCGCCATAGAACCCAACAGGCAAAGGGACAATCGGCTGGTTGCTCTATCTACGACACCTTTGGAGGTCAGCCATAGGACTAGGGCAATTCCAACCGCAAGACAAATAAGACCCGCAACCGTTGCCTGTACTTCGGCAGTCATCACCAATCGATCTGCTACCGCACCATAAAAGCCCGCATTACCTACAAAACCACTTGCTTGAAGAGACAGCTGTCGCACAACAGCCCACACATCAACAAGAAGTACCCCAAGCCAAACCAGCTTACCAATAATGTATGACACCGTCGCAATGGCATGCCGCGCTTCCCCCTTTTGAGGGAGCGCCTGCACAAACAAAAGCAACAGGACACTCGCACCAATACATTGCAGGAAAAAGACCAGCACGACTGGAGTGGTAAGCGGAGG
This genomic interval from Cryptobacterium curtum DSM 15641 contains the following:
- a CDS encoding ABC transporter permease, translating into MKTLRKFLAVVRLNIRLQLMDPTSTLLLTVIPLVLIPFMEPAFKSMLLADGYTNVTGAEQAMPGMAVLFSFLSVQTIIQSFFREYTWGMWPRLEVSATSHGVILAGKALVAFLIQSVQVLAVLALGALIFGYRPTGDTGALILVILSFAAVLAALGVTIALWAPTEDIALSLSNIVGMLAAGIGGSFCTVSSFPEWAQAVSKFSPAYWALDAVHAVSLDGAGVSGVLPQIGMLGVFLTILVALVVIQFAIKKGLQSR
- a CDS encoding TetR/AcrR family transcriptional regulator, whose protein sequence is MPDEMPSESPKSKSRTLSKDKIFSMALALVDEEGLSSLSLRTLGKRLGVSQTAFYRHVPDKSALLEGVSEKVWELALEHFLSDISQETQVSSRASQYTPASGHVSQDTPALIHSSQDASASNHTSQDTSAAHQADWKSYLRIYARTLHATLLEHPNAIILVLTHPISTPGQLSLIARVLADLSKTGFTAPLDMLGIITAITVYTTGFAASEAAPPAGDTPDEATGELSRAMESLPADELASLSMLIGDVMDGKWDFSAQFERGLNAILKGWE
- a CDS encoding molybdopterin-binding protein, whose product is MRDHSKHIQLSREDAVAQMLAALDEVSEGFGWRGALAQTASASDNQVTRHTRNVQRKLVERVSLAESVDRVLAYDVVAQNDIPSALTCAMDSVALHWSDFADLPEGQLPDTSKWVRGVNWQFANTGVAMPEGFDTAIVIEHVQVSTDEQHITIDAAPSKPGAGTRPVGSTMHRGDVLAQAGSLITPDLAARIGTGNNASVDVIRRPRVAFIPTGNELIAPGVPFDPQHPDKFAAHGRTFETNSVIVRAKCEQWGGQFIPFDIVLDRRDAIEDAIAHAVEVADIVVLNAGSSKGSDDWSCEVMEEMGHMIYHQTNHGPGHHSSAAVIDGTPIIGISGPSGGASFTLNFYLRPLMRAFMGLSPEAERIPVVLAEEFPAARSDRPKKHGNSVRGEERPMEHPEHEPGKPEFFAVKMLRIDHAEDGTLRAWPIAGRPGSAATLAANAYYMLPTGTGIEAPKPGDIIWVEWR
- a CDS encoding DUF421 domain-containing protein, whose amino-acid sequence is MDFYTLTAIKFALGMLVMILQINILGKHDFSLNTPLNQVQNYVLGGIIGGVIYNPSVTVLQFLIILLIWSLVVVVAKILFGSSKTFRRVVACQPELLVRDGEVDISRCAKVGLTAEQLCRSLRENGISSIKDVKAAVMETDGKLTIRSGDMQREGLLLPLANDGHLTPDGLKLAGKDKTWVIEQLAAQGYASVKQVFLAELVDGNLEVVPFSKVANATRPK
- a CDS encoding DUF3290 domain-containing protein → MDFYNLDYIISHQSTDSALRVAIILALLLVGIVFSTIYFRNRIRTRWRDVGIGALVLSLALVGIQAEQYLQVSNQMSRSQLLVKFIEGVATDQQISADEVLVNATNLKDGIIVRFNEEDYLVHLKDDNNSYTLERTHIINHNVYVNGER
- a CDS encoding SemiSWEET family transporter, producing MNQKAFKIIGWIATCTAMLMYIAYFPQILNNLNGDKSGFLQPMVAAINCTLWVCYGFFQKKKDWPIVVANIPGVLFGAVAAITAL
- a CDS encoding cupin domain-containing protein — protein: MNNGTGEMSARMYMDKQGKIIPTVIHEGGSIGLHKHETSDDINYVLSGTGKAIRDGQEELLHAGACHICKKGSEHSTINTGDNDLTMLTVIVKR